From the Trichocoleus desertorum ATA4-8-CV12 genome, one window contains:
- the acnB gene encoding bifunctional aconitate hydratase 2/2-methylisocitrate dehydratase — protein MLESYRQHVAERAALGIPPLPLTPQQTSELCELLKHPPAGEEAILLELLRDRVPPGVDQAAYVKAGFLTALAKGEATSPVITPVEAVQLLGTMMGGYNVHSLIELLQVDNAELATAATAALSKTLLVFDAFHDIQELAATNAYAKQVMEAWADAEWFTSRPTLPDAIQVTVFKVPGETNTDDLSPATHAATRPDIPLHALAMLETRQPGSLEAIVALKQKGYPLAYVGDVVGTGSSRKSAINSVLWHIGQDIPFVPNKRSGGFVLGSAIAPIFFNTAEDSGALPIQCDVTQMETGMVITIHPYKGEITNEAGAVISTFTLQPDTILDEVRAGGRIPLIIGRSLTDKTRMALGLEPSTIFVRPNAPVDTGKGYTLAQKMVGKACGLPGVRPGTSCEPLMTSVGSQDTTGPMTRDELKELACLGFSADLVMQSFCHTAAYPKPADIKTHHDLPDFISSRGGVALRPGDGIIHSWLNRMLLPDTVGTGGDSHTRFPLGISFPAGSGLVAFAAALGVMPLDMPESILVRFKGELQPGVTLRDLVNAIPYVAIQQGLLTVSKENKKNIFSGRIMEIEGLPDLKVEQAFELTDATAERSCAGCTIKLSTETVAEYLRSNVALLKNMAARGYQDARTIMRRVAKMEEWLANPSLMAADADAEYAAIIEIDLNEIKEPIVAAPNDPDNVKLLSDVAGDKIDEVFIGSCMTNIGHYRAAAKVLEGAPPVSTRLWVAPPTRMDEHQLKEEGVYSTFGVAGARTEVPGCSLCMGNQARVADNTTVFSTSTRNFNNRMGKGAQVYLGSAELAAVCALLGRIPSVQQYLDIVASKINPFADNLYRYLNFDQIAGFEDEGRVIPLEEMPRIEDILGMPTAATR, from the coding sequence ATGCTTGAATCCTATCGCCAACATGTCGCGGAACGGGCTGCCTTAGGGATTCCGCCTTTACCTCTGACCCCACAACAAACTTCAGAGCTGTGTGAGTTACTCAAGCATCCACCCGCAGGAGAAGAAGCCATACTGCTGGAGTTGCTGCGCGACCGCGTTCCTCCTGGTGTGGATCAAGCGGCTTATGTCAAAGCGGGGTTTTTGACGGCGCTCGCCAAAGGAGAAGCCACCAGCCCTGTAATTACGCCTGTGGAAGCTGTGCAGCTCTTGGGCACCATGATGGGCGGTTACAATGTGCACTCCTTGATCGAGCTGTTGCAGGTGGACAATGCCGAGTTGGCAACGGCAGCTACAGCCGCTTTAAGCAAGACCCTGCTCGTCTTCGATGCCTTCCACGACATCCAAGAATTAGCTGCTACCAACGCTTACGCTAAGCAAGTCATGGAAGCTTGGGCGGATGCAGAGTGGTTCACCAGTCGGCCCACCCTACCAGACGCGATTCAGGTGACGGTGTTCAAGGTGCCCGGAGAAACCAACACGGATGATTTGTCTCCGGCAACTCATGCAGCGACTCGTCCTGACATCCCATTGCATGCTTTGGCGATGCTAGAAACGCGGCAGCCTGGATCGCTAGAAGCGATCGTGGCCTTGAAGCAAAAAGGTTACCCTCTGGCCTATGTCGGTGATGTAGTGGGGACTGGTTCTTCCCGGAAGTCTGCCATTAACTCGGTGCTGTGGCACATTGGCCAAGATATTCCCTTTGTGCCCAACAAGCGCAGTGGTGGATTTGTGCTGGGCAGTGCGATCGCCCCTATTTTCTTCAATACGGCTGAAGACTCTGGAGCCCTGCCGATTCAGTGCGATGTCACTCAGATGGAAACTGGCATGGTGATCACGATCCATCCTTATAAAGGAGAGATCACCAATGAAGCAGGCGCAGTGATTTCTACCTTCACGCTGCAACCCGACACAATTTTGGATGAAGTCCGGGCAGGGGGCCGCATTCCGTTGATTATCGGGCGATCGCTCACCGACAAAACCCGGATGGCACTAGGACTCGAACCTAGCACTATCTTTGTGCGACCCAACGCCCCAGTCGATACAGGCAAAGGTTATACCTTGGCCCAAAAGATGGTTGGGAAAGCTTGCGGTCTACCTGGGGTACGTCCTGGTACGTCCTGCGAACCTTTGATGACCAGCGTTGGTTCACAAGATACTACTGGCCCCATGACTCGTGATGAGCTGAAAGAGTTGGCTTGTTTGGGTTTCAGCGCTGACCTGGTAATGCAAAGCTTCTGCCACACTGCCGCCTATCCCAAGCCTGCCGACATCAAAACTCACCACGACCTACCCGACTTTATTTCTTCTCGCGGTGGGGTAGCGTTGCGTCCTGGCGATGGCATTATTCACTCTTGGCTGAACCGGATGCTGCTGCCTGACACCGTGGGTACTGGTGGCGATTCCCATACCCGCTTCCCCTTAGGGATTTCCTTCCCCGCTGGTTCTGGATTGGTGGCGTTTGCGGCTGCTTTGGGTGTGATGCCGCTGGATATGCCTGAGTCAATATTGGTGCGATTCAAGGGTGAACTGCAACCAGGTGTAACGCTGCGTGACTTGGTCAATGCAATTCCTTATGTAGCGATTCAACAAGGATTGTTGACGGTTTCCAAGGAGAACAAGAAGAACATTTTCTCCGGGCGAATCATGGAAATTGAAGGATTGCCTGACCTCAAGGTGGAGCAAGCCTTTGAACTCACGGATGCAACTGCGGAGCGCTCCTGTGCGGGATGCACGATCAAGCTTAGTACTGAAACCGTGGCTGAGTACTTGCGATCGAACGTAGCACTGCTGAAGAACATGGCGGCGCGTGGGTACCAAGATGCTCGCACGATTATGCGGCGGGTCGCCAAGATGGAAGAGTGGCTGGCCAATCCATCCCTGATGGCAGCGGATGCAGATGCTGAGTACGCTGCCATCATTGAGATTGACCTCAACGAAATCAAAGAACCGATCGTTGCGGCACCCAACGACCCCGACAATGTGAAGCTGCTGTCGGATGTGGCAGGAGACAAAATTGATGAGGTGTTCATCGGTTCCTGCATGACCAATATTGGTCACTATCGCGCCGCTGCTAAAGTTCTAGAAGGTGCGCCTCCGGTGAGTACTCGCCTGTGGGTCGCACCTCCGACTCGGATGGATGAGCACCAACTAAAAGAAGAAGGCGTTTACAGTACATTCGGCGTGGCAGGCGCTAGAACTGAAGTGCCCGGTTGCTCGCTCTGTATGGGGAACCAAGCCCGTGTAGCGGACAACACAACGGTCTTCTCGACTTCTACCCGTAACTTCAACAACCGCATGGGTAAAGGAGCGCAAGTCTATCTCGGCTCAGCAGAACTCGCTGCTGTTTGTGCTCTCCTCGGTCGCATTCCTTCGGTGCAGCAATACCTCGACATTGTGGCGAGCAAAATCAATCCCTTCGCAGACAATCTCTACCGCTACCTCAACTTCGACCAAATTGCTGGTTTTGAAGACGAAGGCCGCGTGATTCCCCTAGAGGAAATGCCGAGAATCGAAGACATCTTAGGGATGCCAACTGCAGCGACTCGCTAA
- a CDS encoding EAL domain-containing protein: MSVPCEPGQAQELAQNIGRLLTPIELKETQALFIRGNVQPQIQDFSDITSLQRFIKFTQSDWLVEMLAAKRFTSFFQPIVHIKDTSRIYAHEALLRGFDQQNNLIMPGAILELATEAGLLPQVDRLARLSAIAQANQHQISSHIFINFSPTALYDPVSCLRSTVHAIDAAGIAHEQVVFEVIESNHPQDLDHLKSILKYYRDAGFLIALDDLGSGYSSLNLLHQLRPDFLKLDMGLVRDVHQDPYKALITEKILEITQQLNIQTVAEGIECVEELGWLRERGATFAQGYLIAKPSAVPAAVTPSLGAIATSPNSIVLKSATTELAEAELHSKQRESERIVAAITQRIRQSLDLNEILQTTAAEVRQLFGVDRVVLYRFDSDWSGVVVVESVAEGWLPILGLHVIDTCFQSNHAYDYQKGRSKAIADIHAAGLTPCHVQLLQDLQIRANLVVPILQQEKLWGLLIAHQCSEPRSWQPAEINLFNQLASQAAIAIQQSELYQQLQQANQELQRLASSDGLTQVANRRCFDEFLAQEWQRLVREQSPLSMILCDVDCFKLYNDTYGHLAGDDALRQVAQAIAQAVKRPADLVARYGGEEFAVILANTDAAGAAIVAAQMQANVRALQIPHASSQVAEFITLSLGIATTIPKNQFSSATLIVAADQGLYRAKAQGRNCLFQINSEEAIPTEAISTVVMEN, from the coding sequence TTGAGTGTTCCTTGCGAGCCAGGGCAAGCCCAAGAGCTAGCTCAAAATATTGGTCGTTTGCTGACTCCGATAGAATTGAAAGAAACTCAAGCGTTGTTTATTCGGGGTAATGTTCAACCCCAAATTCAAGACTTCAGCGATATTACCTCGCTCCAGCGTTTTATCAAGTTTACTCAGTCGGATTGGCTCGTAGAGATGCTGGCTGCGAAACGTTTCACCAGCTTTTTTCAACCGATTGTTCATATCAAAGATACTTCTCGGATCTATGCTCACGAAGCGCTGCTACGCGGGTTTGATCAGCAAAATAATTTGATTATGCCAGGGGCCATTTTAGAGCTGGCAACCGAAGCAGGTCTGCTTCCGCAAGTGGATCGGTTGGCTCGTTTAAGCGCGATCGCCCAAGCGAACCAACATCAAATTTCTAGTCACATTTTTATTAATTTCTCACCGACTGCTTTATACGACCCTGTTTCTTGCCTACGCAGCACCGTCCATGCCATTGATGCCGCAGGGATTGCTCATGAGCAGGTTGTATTTGAAGTAATTGAGTCTAATCATCCCCAGGATTTAGACCATCTCAAATCGATTTTAAAGTATTACCGAGATGCAGGATTTTTGATTGCGTTGGATGACTTGGGTTCTGGCTACTCTAGCCTCAATTTGTTGCATCAGTTGCGCCCGGACTTTCTCAAGTTAGATATGGGTTTAGTACGAGATGTGCATCAAGACCCGTACAAAGCTCTAATTACAGAAAAGATTTTAGAAATTACGCAGCAGTTAAACATCCAAACTGTGGCTGAGGGCATTGAGTGCGTAGAGGAACTGGGTTGGCTGCGGGAGCGAGGAGCAACTTTTGCCCAAGGATATTTGATTGCGAAGCCAAGTGCTGTGCCTGCGGCTGTGACGCCTAGTTTAGGGGCGATCGCGACCTCCCCTAACAGCATTGTCCTAAAAAGCGCAACTACAGAGCTGGCTGAAGCAGAACTGCATAGCAAACAAAGGGAATCAGAGCGAATTGTAGCCGCTATTACGCAACGGATTCGGCAATCGCTGGACTTAAATGAGATTTTGCAGACTACTGCCGCAGAAGTTCGGCAACTCTTTGGAGTAGACCGTGTGGTGCTGTATCGGTTTGACTCCGATTGGAGTGGAGTTGTGGTAGTGGAGTCTGTGGCAGAGGGCTGGCTGCCCATTCTGGGACTGCATGTCATTGACACTTGCTTCCAATCCAATCATGCCTACGACTACCAAAAAGGACGCAGTAAAGCGATCGCAGATATTCATGCGGCGGGACTCACTCCTTGTCATGTGCAGCTCTTGCAAGATCTCCAAATTCGAGCCAATTTAGTCGTGCCCATCTTGCAGCAGGAGAAGCTCTGGGGATTATTAATTGCTCATCAATGTAGTGAGCCTAGAAGCTGGCAACCTGCCGAAATCAATTTGTTCAATCAGTTAGCGAGCCAAGCTGCGATCGCCATTCAGCAATCAGAGCTTTATCAGCAACTACAACAGGCTAACCAAGAGCTACAGCGACTCGCCTCTTCAGATGGGCTGACTCAGGTGGCTAATCGCCGTTGCTTTGATGAGTTCTTGGCCCAAGAATGGCAGAGACTGGTGCGAGAGCAATCTCCTTTATCCATGATTTTGTGCGATGTTGATTGCTTTAAGCTGTACAACGACACCTACGGGCACTTGGCAGGCGATGATGCTTTGAGGCAAGTGGCTCAGGCGATCGCGCAAGCGGTGAAGCGTCCCGCTGATTTGGTGGCGCGTTACGGGGGTGAGGAGTTTGCGGTGATTCTAGCCAATACTGATGCTGCGGGTGCCGCTATCGTTGCAGCGCAGATGCAGGCAAATGTCAGAGCTTTACAAATTCCCCACGCGAGTTCTCAAGTCGCTGAGTTTATTACGCTCAGTCTTGGCATTGCAACCACGATTCCCAAAAACCAATTTTCTTCCGCGACGTTAATTGTGGCTGCTGATCAAGGGCTGTATCGCGCTAAGGCCCAAGGCCGCAATTGCCTGTTTCAAATCAACTCCGAAGAAGCTATTCCTACGGAAGCTATTTCCACAGTAGTCATGGAGAATTAG
- a CDS encoding histidine kinase — translation MKASPDKPINPETPLQLLLFVDKRPNSGEQIRHIRSYLKNLKAQYSFDLQVVDVGEQPYLAEHFKLVATPALIKIHPEPRQTLAGSTLVTQLENWWPRWQRSVEEYLSTLEPQVETSNPDRPNATINSVAYSAELMRLTDEIFRLQQDQEELQEQLRFKDRIIAMLAHDLRNPLTAASIAIETLELSYSPKEGLNTRLKPGVTAQLLKHAKTQTRAIDRMITDILQAARGTSGGFQIQPQKLELGALCQEVLAYLRDRFQTKDQQMTHDIPSDLPLVYADPERVRQVLINLLDNAIKYAPAQGTIAISVLHRTTQKVQVSICDNGPGVPEENQERIFEEHFRLKRDEAQEGYGIGLALCQRIVRAHYGQIWVDSVPNQGSSFHFTLPVYRP, via the coding sequence ATGAAAGCATCTCCTGACAAGCCAATCAACCCTGAAACTCCGCTACAACTACTTTTATTTGTAGACAAGCGCCCCAACTCAGGGGAACAGATTCGGCATATCCGTAGTTATCTGAAAAATCTCAAAGCTCAATATTCGTTTGATCTGCAAGTCGTCGATGTAGGAGAACAGCCCTATCTAGCTGAGCACTTTAAGCTGGTAGCAACCCCCGCTCTGATCAAAATTCATCCAGAGCCACGGCAAACGCTTGCAGGCAGTACGTTAGTTACTCAACTAGAGAACTGGTGGCCTCGCTGGCAACGCTCAGTCGAAGAGTACCTTTCAACTTTAGAGCCGCAAGTCGAGACTTCTAACCCGGATCGTCCCAATGCAACGATTAATTCGGTGGCCTATTCAGCCGAGTTGATGCGACTCACAGACGAAATTTTTCGCTTGCAGCAAGACCAAGAAGAACTCCAAGAGCAATTACGGTTCAAAGACCGCATCATTGCGATGTTGGCCCACGACTTGCGCAATCCTTTAACAGCCGCCTCAATTGCGATCGAAACCCTAGAACTCAGCTACAGTCCCAAAGAAGGGTTGAACACTCGCCTCAAACCCGGGGTTACGGCTCAGTTACTCAAGCACGCTAAAACGCAAACACGCGCGATCGACCGGATGATCACGGATATTTTGCAGGCGGCTCGCGGTACCAGTGGCGGCTTTCAGATCCAACCGCAGAAGCTAGAGTTAGGGGCGCTTTGCCAAGAAGTTTTGGCATACCTGCGCGATCGCTTTCAGACCAAAGATCAGCAGATGACGCACGACATTCCCAGTGACCTACCGCTAGTCTATGCAGACCCGGAGCGAGTTAGGCAAGTCTTAATCAATCTCTTAGACAACGCAATTAAATATGCTCCTGCCCAAGGCACCATTGCCATTTCAGTCTTGCACCGTACTACACAAAAAGTGCAAGTCAGTATTTGTGATAACGGCCCTGGGGTTCCAGAGGAAAACCAAGAACGAATTTTTGAAGAACATTTCCGACTCAAGCGGGATGAAGCTCAAGAAGGCTACGGCATTGGTTTAGCTCTGTGCCAGCGCATTGTCCGAGCGCACTATGGCCAGATTTGGGTTGACTCTGTGCCGAACCAAGGTAGCTCTTTCCACTTCACCCTACCTGTCTATCGTCCTTAA
- a CDS encoding GNAT family N-acetyltransferase, whose protein sequence is MHYLIQPLTIADEPFLWEMLFEAAHLRDEGETDIGAAKKHPLLRRYVEGWGREGDLGFVAIASATNQTVGQKVGAVWIRLWTGAEKGFGWVADDVPELAIAVLPEHCNRGIGNQLIAHLLEAAKPVYRAISLSVRDNNPALRLYERWGFRAIAGSEVVNRTGGISFTMTLDLPLIQADYKG, encoded by the coding sequence ATGCACTACTTGATTCAACCCCTCACGATCGCGGATGAGCCGTTTTTGTGGGAGATGTTGTTTGAAGCAGCTCACCTGCGAGACGAGGGTGAAACGGACATTGGTGCCGCTAAGAAGCATCCTCTGTTGAGACGGTATGTCGAAGGTTGGGGGCGAGAAGGCGATCTAGGATTTGTGGCGATCGCTTCCGCTACCAATCAAACTGTGGGCCAGAAAGTCGGAGCTGTCTGGATCAGGCTGTGGACAGGGGCAGAAAAAGGATTTGGTTGGGTTGCTGATGACGTGCCAGAGTTAGCGATCGCCGTCCTGCCAGAACACTGCAATCGAGGCATTGGCAATCAATTAATCGCTCATTTGCTAGAAGCGGCAAAGCCAGTTTATCGAGCCATTTCTCTCAGCGTTAGAGACAATAATCCTGCCCTACGGTTATATGAACGATGGGGATTTCGAGCGATCGCAGGCAGCGAAGTAGTTAATCGCACAGGTGGCATCTCTTTCACCATGACCCTAGACTTACCACTCATACAGGCCGATTACAAAGGCTGA
- a CDS encoding universal stress protein: MPSTPSPLLPPLLLATDGSTSAHMAQRLLLPAMQLFSHTETEAKQQTWLEVLSVQPRPAGMRPRLPALARKPTAEPRVPEAETELALPLPLPELENGHRPDLNPNDLFAQIKAELPPEPRIAYQTREGRPATEILNHARTIQAGLIAVGHRGLGGSRELLLGSVSSAIARYAPCHVLVARGLTEVPTPQPKWHHVLLAVNGSQATKQAIALTRQLIPAGIERVTILCAQTPLNPHYLFGPFATPTPNWQLTQSLQQAQKEQSEQIVQKAQEKLAGANLTITSLIQTGEPGPIICQIAQQQQADVIILGSDRHPAFRNIRLTATGDYVLHHAPCPLLLCRTARSEIEINSESAAEISRGET; the protein is encoded by the coding sequence ATGCCGTCTACTCCTTCTCCTTTGCTGCCGCCACTACTACTAGCTACGGATGGTTCCACAAGTGCCCACATGGCACAACGGCTTTTGCTTCCAGCGATGCAGCTTTTCTCCCATACCGAGACTGAGGCAAAGCAGCAAACCTGGCTAGAAGTCCTCAGCGTACAGCCTCGCCCTGCGGGAATGCGCCCAAGACTGCCTGCCTTAGCTAGAAAACCAACGGCTGAACCCCGAGTGCCGGAAGCAGAGACAGAACTGGCCTTACCCTTGCCGCTCCCTGAATTAGAAAATGGTCATCGGCCTGACTTAAACCCTAATGATTTGTTCGCCCAAATCAAAGCCGAATTGCCGCCAGAGCCTAGAATTGCTTACCAGACACGAGAGGGGCGACCTGCAACTGAAATCTTGAACCATGCGCGGACGATTCAGGCTGGCTTGATTGCTGTGGGTCACCGTGGCCTGGGTGGATCGCGAGAGCTACTACTGGGGAGCGTTTCTTCGGCGATCGCCCGTTATGCGCCTTGTCATGTCTTAGTCGCGCGAGGTTTAACTGAAGTACCAACACCACAACCAAAGTGGCACCATGTCCTCTTAGCCGTGAATGGCTCTCAAGCCACCAAGCAAGCGATCGCCCTCACGCGCCAGTTAATTCCAGCGGGAATTGAACGAGTCACGATCCTCTGTGCCCAAACTCCCTTAAACCCCCACTATTTGTTTGGGCCGTTCGCCACACCCACCCCCAACTGGCAACTGACCCAATCGCTGCAACAAGCCCAAAAAGAGCAAAGTGAGCAAATTGTTCAAAAGGCGCAAGAGAAACTAGCGGGAGCAAACTTAACCATTACCAGCTTGATTCAGACCGGAGAGCCAGGGCCAATCATTTGCCAAATTGCTCAACAGCAGCAGGCAGATGTGATTATATTGGGCAGCGATCGCCATCCTGCTTTTCGCAATATTCGTCTCACTGCTACAGGCGATTACGTCTTGCATCATGCCCCTTGTCCCCTTCTGCTTTGTCGAACGGCGCGATCGGAAATTGAGATTAACTCTGAATCTGCGGCAGAGATTTCGCGCGGGGAGACCTAG
- a CDS encoding PIN domain-containing protein: protein MSSDRLFLDTVFIQALLNKQDQYHDQAKLFLPRMRAAAEVWLTEAILVEVGNALSAVNRAAAVQFIQQCYKTTNMRVVTVNTQLLTTALQLYQSRPDKDWGLTDCISFVVMREQNLVDAVTADIHFVQAGYRALLRKG, encoded by the coding sequence ATGAGTAGCGATCGCTTATTTCTAGACACTGTATTTATTCAAGCACTACTTAATAAGCAGGATCAGTACCACGACCAAGCCAAATTGTTTCTACCGAGAATGCGAGCCGCTGCTGAAGTTTGGTTGACTGAAGCGATTTTGGTTGAAGTCGGTAACGCCCTAAGTGCTGTAAACCGTGCAGCCGCAGTTCAATTCATTCAGCAGTGCTATAAGACGACTAATATGCGTGTTGTAACTGTCAATACGCAGCTTTTGACAACTGCTCTACAACTTTACCAAAGCCGTCCAGATAAGGATTGGGGTCTCACCGACTGTATCTCGTTTGTAGTCATGCGAGAGCAGAATTTGGTAGATGCTGTCACTGCGGATATTCATTTTGTTCAAGCTGGTTATCGAGCACTACTACGAAAGGGGTGA
- a CDS encoding Npun_R1517 family heterocyst differentiation transcriptional regulator yields the protein MKQDSLERQSAAFEVSVYECEIHLKFRLIEEKGALSDRDQLLEQLIDAFTCGTDEYLEPLQVLVKAEEVSEMAASPELRRQLIRLRNSNELT from the coding sequence ATGAAACAGGATTCTCTAGAGCGCCAGTCTGCTGCTTTTGAGGTTAGTGTTTACGAATGTGAGATTCACCTCAAGTTTCGCTTGATTGAGGAAAAAGGCGCACTCAGCGATCGCGATCAGCTCCTAGAGCAACTAATCGATGCCTTCACCTGTGGTACCGACGAGTATCTGGAGCCGTTGCAAGTGTTAGTGAAAGCTGAAGAAGTTTCCGAAATGGCGGCTTCTCCAGAGTTGCGTCGTCAGCTGATTCGTCTACGCAACTCTAACGAGCTGACCTAG
- a CDS encoding tetratricopeptide repeat protein has protein sequence MQQKWDQCRLRAIELYKGSKFRESLTLSEANLALARGLQDQVREAASLSDLGLAYSRLNQFQRALHYFNQARLIFQVLEDRANETAALSNTALVYAKLGQPKRALLLYNQILAIRQQLGDRAAEATTLNNMGFAYSAFGQLQTALEHFQQALLIQRELGDRTGEATTLNNIGSIYNDLGELAQAWLHYQQVLLVRQQAGDTSGTAITMNNLALTYVNLGQANRALLFYNQILLLQKESGDRLGQAVTLSNTGAVHHSLGKLEQALGFYHQALLIRREEGDRLGEINAMANIGTLYVELGRKSRALAFYAKAWGLADQLGNQTLTEWLRSLIEGLDIGL, from the coding sequence GTGCAACAGAAATGGGATCAATGCCGACTCCGGGCGATCGAACTGTATAAGGGCAGCAAGTTTCGTGAATCTTTAACCCTTTCTGAAGCCAACTTAGCATTGGCCAGAGGTTTGCAAGATCAGGTCAGGGAAGCGGCCTCGCTCAGTGATCTGGGTTTGGCTTACTCTCGCCTCAATCAATTCCAAAGAGCTTTGCACTATTTCAATCAAGCTAGATTGATCTTTCAAGTTTTGGAGGATCGTGCCAATGAAACTGCTGCCTTAAGCAATACTGCTTTGGTCTATGCCAAACTGGGACAACCCAAACGAGCCTTGCTGCTTTACAACCAAATTTTAGCGATTCGGCAACAGCTCGGCGATCGCGCCGCTGAGGCGACCACCCTGAACAATATGGGCTTTGCCTACAGTGCCTTTGGACAATTACAAACGGCTCTAGAACATTTTCAGCAGGCACTCTTAATTCAGCGAGAGTTGGGCGATCGCACGGGTGAAGCCACCACTCTCAACAATATTGGATCTATTTATAATGACCTGGGAGAACTGGCCCAGGCATGGCTGCATTACCAGCAGGTTTTATTGGTGAGGCAACAGGCGGGAGATACGTCTGGCACTGCCATCACTATGAATAATTTGGCTCTAACTTATGTCAACTTGGGCCAAGCCAATCGGGCTTTGCTCTTTTACAACCAGATTCTGCTCTTACAGAAGGAGTCGGGCGATCGCTTAGGGCAAGCGGTCACCCTATCAAATACAGGGGCGGTTCATCACTCACTTGGTAAGTTAGAACAAGCTTTGGGCTTTTACCATCAAGCACTGCTGATCCGACGTGAAGAAGGCGATCGCTTGGGTGAGATTAATGCGATGGCGAATATTGGCACTCTCTATGTCGAGTTAGGCAGAAAAAGCCGCGCTCTGGCGTTCTATGCGAAAGCTTGGGGGCTAGCAGACCAACTAGGTAATCAAACTCTTACAGAATGGTTGCGGAGTTTAATTGAAGGCTTAGATATCGGTCTATGA
- a CDS encoding amidohydrolase codes for MLSQIKDIARTLAPRLIEIRRHLHSHPELSGQEYQTAAYVAGVLSSSGLHVQEAVGKVGVVGELSGQGVDPRLLAIRTDMDALPIQERTSLEFASRQPGIMHACGHDVHTTVGLGTAMVLSQLASVLPGSVRFLFQPAEEIAQGAGWMVADGVMDQVTAILSVHVFPSIPAGSVGIRYGALTAAADDLELLIVGESGHGARPHEAIDAVWIAAQVVTNLQQAISRTQNPLRPVVLTFGQINGGRAPNVIADQVRLQGTVRSLHPETRANLPEWIEQIVANVCQTYGAKYELHYRRGVPSVQNDPALTQLLEASAHEAWGSDRVQILLEPSLGSEDFSLYLEHAPGSMFRLGVGYPDKLNYPLHHPQFEVDESAIVTGVVTLAYAIYKYWHKEHR; via the coding sequence ATGCTTAGTCAGATTAAAGATATTGCGCGTACCCTTGCCCCTCGCTTAATCGAAATTCGTCGCCATCTGCACAGTCACCCAGAATTAAGCGGCCAAGAATATCAAACTGCTGCTTATGTTGCTGGAGTTCTTTCCTCTTCTGGACTCCATGTACAAGAGGCAGTCGGTAAAGTCGGGGTCGTAGGTGAACTCTCAGGTCAAGGAGTTGACCCACGCTTACTAGCGATTCGGACAGATATGGATGCTCTGCCCATTCAGGAGCGTACCAGTTTGGAATTTGCTTCGCGGCAGCCTGGTATCATGCATGCCTGCGGTCACGATGTCCATACCACCGTGGGTTTGGGAACGGCAATGGTGCTGTCTCAGCTTGCCAGCGTTCTACCAGGCTCAGTACGGTTTCTGTTTCAGCCAGCAGAAGAAATTGCTCAAGGTGCAGGCTGGATGGTGGCGGACGGCGTTATGGACCAGGTTACGGCGATTCTGTCTGTTCATGTCTTTCCTTCCATTCCAGCGGGTTCTGTCGGCATTCGCTATGGAGCCTTGACTGCGGCGGCTGATGATTTAGAGCTTCTGATTGTGGGCGAGTCGGGACATGGTGCCCGTCCCCATGAAGCGATCGATGCGGTCTGGATTGCGGCTCAAGTCGTGACTAACTTGCAACAAGCGATTAGTCGCACCCAGAACCCACTTCGTCCCGTCGTCCTCACCTTCGGCCAGATTAACGGTGGACGGGCTCCTAATGTGATCGCTGACCAAGTAAGACTTCAAGGAACTGTGCGATCGCTCCATCCCGAAACTCGTGCCAATCTACCTGAATGGATTGAGCAAATTGTGGCCAATGTTTGCCAAACCTACGGTGCCAAATACGAACTGCACTATCGTCGGGGAGTGCCTTCTGTCCAGAACGATCCAGCTCTAACTCAGTTGCTAGAAGCGTCTGCTCATGAGGCTTGGGGGAGCGATCGCGTACAGATTTTACTAGAGCCTTCTCTAGGCTCTGAAGATTTCTCTCTTTATTTAGAACATGCACCTGGCAGCATGTTCCGCCTGGGTGTAGGCTATCCCGACAAACTCAACTACCCGTTACATCATCCTCAGTTTGAAGTAGATGAATCGGCGATCGTGACAGGAGTGGTGACTTTAGCTTATGCAATTTATAAGTATTGGCACAAAGAACATCGCTAG